A stretch of DNA from Mugil cephalus isolate CIBA_MC_2020 chromosome 12, CIBA_Mcephalus_1.1, whole genome shotgun sequence:
GTCATAATTTAGCGGACGTGCGTTTGAGCGAATCAAGCGGGAACATTTCCCGACTGAAACGCTCCTATCGTTTTCGCGGCACGGATTCTGAGAGGAGGGAATGCAAAATTGAACCTGtcaagcattaaaaaaaaaaaaactcattgaCAGGAACATTTAGATTATGTGTTCCTGAGATCAAAGTAGAGAAACTAAAACCAGGAACCCAAAGTATTAATGTAAGAATAGCGCCGCCATGCCTCCTAAAGTATTAGCTGATGAGTTTTACAAGCGCATTTAACGTTGTTGCACAAAGTATGAGGCGTTCAAAATTGGTCAAGAGAATGATAATTACACTGAGGCTGATGTGCTTTGTGGTATTATCCTCATGTATCCTCGCTATCAGACATATGGAGGTGTGCGGCAGGTGTCAGGAGCCAGCGCGGGAGTTGGCGCTTTGACCATGTAAGGGGATTATGAAACTGATGATGCGTTGAAAGGTAACGCCTGCCTAAAAGTGAAGTGTTCAGGGCTTTGCTGCTGTCATCTGTGGCAGGTGCTGAGATAACACAAGTATCCAGATTACCTGGGGGCTCTTGTCCCAGAGagtctctgctctctctctctctctccctctctctccgtctctgtctcttctctcctgGTGGGATCTTTGTTAACACTTTTTAAACACCTGATATCATCGCTGCATTTAAATTTCCCACACCGCTCGTTCTCACTAACATCCCATTTGCACCCGCGGGCCCGCTGCAGGTTATTCATAAACTGACAAAAAGCGCCTTCTTTCAACCCAGGCCCATAACGTAACAGTGCTATTTGTATTTTGATTGATTCGCATGATAGGAGATGCTTAATCTCACAATGTCATGAATAGCTTTATCCTtcgtatttgtttttttgtgtgtgtgtgtgtgtgtgtgttgttttgtccttACGCTCGTCTGCTGCATCTAGTATTTCTTGCAAACCTTTAGATCGATATTGTAGCTTTCCTCGTGTTATCACTGCTTTTAAATGGCTGCAAACAGCAGTATGGGGAGATTAACTATTTTTACTCAAGTACTGTACTTAAGTGCAATTTTCTAGTCGTTGTGCTTTTAATTAGGTAAGAAACTCGGCAGATTAAATTCGAGGACGGGAAATGCATAATATGTATACAGATAATGATAATTACAAATAATACATTATTAGAAAAGTTGGCCATAAACAGTGGTTGATAATTAATAAGCTTCCTCAGGACCAGTATTATAATAAGCTTTAAAATGCTGAGTGGATGTCTCTGTAAAAGAAAACCAGTTATAAATCACCGAACACAGACTGGTGCAAATCTGCTGCATAAATTTATTTAGGAAAACTACACGCCATTCCTGCTCAATTAAAGGATTTGAATATTGCCCTGCTGACTGAAAATCAATGTAAACCATGGATGTAAATACTGTGTATTAATGAGGTGAGTTTCTGATGACACTTTAAGGGTCCTGGCACTGAGCTGCATGGTCACACGCAGGAAATATACCACAGTCCAGCAAACCAAAAGATTCAATGTGATTTCCAGtaaattctgcaaaaaaaaaaagaaagaaagaaaaagaaagaaaaacaaaaaatattttcaaatatttttaatggaaataattcttcatttaatttttcctttGTGGATTTAATGTGGAAGAAGTAGCAGAGTTGAATCTGGTTAGTTTACATGTGGAACGCGCTGGCTATAGACATCTTCTTTGATTTTATCACTGAACTGACTTGACCAAACAGCAGACAATGTTCAGTGTTACCACAGCTTCACAGTTAATGTCACAGGCACAAAGGGACACACAACCAAGTAGATGTGATTCCTGGAGAATTCTACATACAAAAACTCTCAGTTCAAACAAAGCATGTCATCAAAGTTGGGGCTAACTGTGGCGTAATGTCCTGTTAATTTCTCATTGAGGAAAACTCGTTTCCACAACTCTGTGTTGGCAGTTTCACACCGAGAGAGCTAATTGTGTATGATTTGTGCAGTTTAGTGTATAGCTTCCTGTGGGGAAATGCTTTCCAGTGATACACAACACTCCTGTATGAAGACTCGTGCAAACGCTAATGTCGGCAGAAGTCCCTCAAAGAGACGGAGTGAGAGTCTCTGTCAGTGGAGACgcacagagaaggagagggcTGTGTGACGTGAGGAAGAACACATCAACACTGACACTACAAAACACGCCTAATGGCTCGCATCGTGTGATTTATGCTAGCCACAGGAGGGTTCTGCTATAATCTATGTTAATCAGAGGTTGCAAGCAGCCCCGAGTGACATCATGAGCTCTCAGATAATATTATGCCACAACACGTGCGCGTTATCAGGCTCCTATAGTAAATTCAGgtttaatattataataatatatatgtgtgtatatgatAGTAAAAGTCTGGTTCAACAGAAACAGTCTTGTACTATTATATTAGTGTGGGAATAAAGTAGGACTTGACCGGAGGAGAACTCATTATTGAGAACTCAAGTGGCCTGCATTATTATAATGTCACAAAGAGGAATGTGGGCAAATGTTAGGAGTGAATGGCTCTCTTGTGGGGCTTGTCTCGTCTCCACCAGAGAGGTCGAGGGTTGAGGACGACGTCAGATCAGCAGCACTAGACCTAGAAACGGTGCAGATACAGCGGCTTTTGCACGAGGACAAGAACTGTACGATGAGGGGCTCGGCTCATCTTTGAAACCCTTCAAAAACAGATCATGtgctcatttttttattatttttttttttttaaaaagaaacaaactgtaatGAAGCACAGAGTATACAACTGAGTAAAATCTCATATAAACATGTACTGCAGGGTTTAAAGTCACGTAGTTGGAAGCAGGAATCCACAGCGACTATAAATCCTCCTGTCAAGTCTTGGTGCTACTTTATGAGCTTACAACTACATTGTAGTGTATTATAAACCCAATATTAAATGTTCACATGTTAAAGGccttttttattaatgttaaaaataagcctcacaataaagtaataaaatcgcttttattttaaacctcCGTAGTGCTGCTTTTAACAATGCCAACAGCTCTTTTAAGTCTTTTGCACacctaatatatatatgtatatatatatatatatatatatacaaacaacaaatatatatatatatatttttatgtccaacataaaagacatttttatgtctACGTTGGTCATGCACATTAAATCCAAAGCAAGAAATCAAATTTGTACCATTATTGTTCAGCGTGCTTATACGCCAAAACCCAATGctaacagatttaaaaaaaatatatatattatagtcaCTCCCTCTTTTAATGGACGTGCTCTATTGATAGCACTCGCACACTGTTGTGTGTCATGACAGCAGCGTGATGCTCCTCAGGTGTTTCGAGCATATCTGTCAGCAGTCAGAAGCAGTCAGAAGCGGTGTACTGTGGAGATCCAAACCTGTGATACCGCTAGGATtatagaaatgaaaacatcagcattgtgtttttctttttcttttttttgttgctgttgctgttgttgttgttgagcttgtcatcctcctctcctccgccgtCAACACCTGGAGAGGCTGACCTGGTGTGAATGTGCCGCTGTCGAGACGGGAGTAGTTTCCATGGCCTTGGAAGTCAGCGCGGCCGTTGTATGAGACGATAGTAATAAGAAAAGAATTCCATAGATtattcactgtaaataattagaCAAAGTAAGCCACACATTCAACTTGAGACATCTTAAACGGACGATACTAGAGGCTGCCGCGTGCTCGGGCCGGGAGAGAGGTCAGGTGGTAATGGCCTAAAGGATTATACTGGAGGGTAGTAGATATGctacatgcgcacacacacactaactgtAGCCTTCTGTGATTGGTAAGGTGCCCCCGGTGTGGATTTGCTGTTGCGATCCACCACAGAGCCGAAGCACCTGCCATGTGTTTCCCTGGACGGCCTCTGATTAAAAGTGATGGCTCTGGAGCGTGAGGCTGTTCCAGCGATCAGAGCACCAATCTATTCTTCAGTGGAATGTAGACTCCCGCTCTGGGCTGCCTAAGCGCCTCCAGGGCCTCCTCTCCTGGAACCAGCTCCGGGTGTGAATCATTACAAATGATATGCCCCGTAACATCAGGAGGAAGATGGCTGAGGAAGGACTGTGGGGAGGGGATTTCAGGCTCCgaatggttttaatgtgaacagAGCCACTTGTCATGTCGGATGCTTCAAAGCAAGAGGCTGCAGTCAATCCAGCTCTGCAGCAATCTGTGGTCTAATGCTAGCAGCGCTGGCTGAGCAGCCCTGATACGACAGGTGTTGTGTTTCGATGGTGCGGGGAAAGCGTTAGGGAAGGCAGCGGCGAAGGCGGTGTAATTTCCGTGGGTTGTCCAGATTTTTTACTACGCACAGGCGCATCAAGTTAATGAAGCTTCAGACACAGAAAATTAGCAGAGAAATGAATTGCACCACCAAAGTGAGGTCAATTTGCACAGATAAATCCATGAAGAACAGTGGAGTGCATCATTGGTGCTGCTCTGCTTGCACTGATGAGCAGGTTAATTGCCCATTTTGTTTATTGTGAGAAAGATGCCTGAAACCAATTTTCCCCAGGCGCGTATCCCTGCCTTAtaagctggaaaaaaacacgATATGGAAAATTTAAAACCGATTATTTTAGCTCCCTGAAACGCTGAACTCGGAAATGAAGACGATGCTTCTGCATTACCGGTAAATAAAAATCTCAGAGAAGCAAGACCTCGGCGTTTTGTGTTTCGACGGCGCGTGAGTGAGGGCCCCGCTTGTCAGCTGTGGCAGGCTGAGAGAGATTTCCGTGGTCGCCATCAAAACAACTCTGTAGCCTTGCCCGCGGCCCGGAAGCCATCACGGCCGAGCGCAGTGTCGCCGGCTTCTCCctgcaaatgcattttaacGGCATCTCTTCAGACGATCCAGAAGCCAGATGTCACTGGCTTCTTAATAACTTTCTAGAGGCTAGTTCTGGTCACTGTGGCAATTACCTTTATGTCAGGCCTCTAAAAGATATGTCTACCCACGGGACAAGCAGGCAGCCAGCTCCATAATGCTCATTACAGATGAATGTCGAGGCTGATTCATCCTGACTCGCTGTGTGGCTCGCTGCTGTCAGTATTTAAGTTTCACCGACACCTCAGGCTAGTATTGATTGGGGCAACGTTAAATCAAATTGTCTTTTTCACCAAACTATGCAAGTGacatttgtgcatgttttatttaacttttttttatcattacaaAAGTCCTCGGGGGTACAGAAACGGCCGCTGAAATGGTTAAGGGGGAAACGTGTAGCCCACACTTTTCAGTATCTATAAAATACTTCATGTTAAAGTAATAGGAGTTCTTCTGCAGAAATACGTTGCACTTAATCCAGCACATGCAGGCAATGAGTGTTACTCAGCCGAGAAACTCACTTTTGACGcataatgtgacaaatacatccGGTATAATAACTGCTTGCGAAGTGAGATAAAAGGCAGGAGATGCACAGGTAAATCACCCAACTCTGACTCGAGCGTAAACAGCAGGTAATTTCCCCCCTCTGATATAAGAAGCGAGAGTCTGTGTTTGGCAGCTGGACTAGAGTGCATATCCTCAGAACCGATTTTTACCACCTCTCACGTTGACAAATGATGCAAATGACTCCatgtgcagaagaagaaaaaacaaaaaacaaaacatagacTTGATTGAGAGTATTCAAAAGAGAATGTTTGTAATTTCATTAGACAGTACGAAGCTGGATGAGACAATGAATGTCAGAGTTAATCATTGAGTGTAAATGAGTGTAGCATATTTCAAATGTATCCACGGCAGAATAAAATATGCAGTGTCTGATATTTGCACAAGATTCACAATACAGTATGATCCTTATTGCTTGTTAGATAGCAGAGGTGTATATGATAATCAACACTCCAGTCAGTCAGTTCTTTGCTGCTTCAGGGAGCCGTGCGTGTTTTCGGCTTAACATTTGGCACTGAATATTAACTGGACACGTCAACAGCCTCcgtgtataaataaaaaaaattaaaaaagcagtGTAGTGCACCCGCATTCACTGCGCATAGTCTTTTATAAGGGGGACATATGTTTGGCTACTGTGGTGTTTAGGTGTTACACGTCTGCTGGGGCGTGTGAGGCTCATGCACTTCTCTGCGTGTCTATGTAGGACATACAGGAAAAGGAAGAAGCCTAACCACACAGGCAGATATCTGTGCGTTTGCCACATTTGACTCGTGCTGCCGAAATGAGGTCTGGTGTTTTCAGCTCCATAAGTCTGCAGTTATTATCATAATAATGTCTTGTTTCAAGTCGCCCTGAAATGCCTCCAGCGCGGCAGCACCGATTAAGAAATCTTAATTAAGCTTTTGTAGATTCTCCTTCATCAGAccttgcctctttttttttttcttttttttttgtatgaaaactCGGTTTCTCTTAGTCTGTTTTTTAAGAGGCGACACTTCCGCCTAAATGAACGAGGTGTGCTAgagtgtgtgatgctgctgtgtgtgtgtgtgtgtgtgtgtgtgtgtgtgtgtgtgtgtgcgcgtggcgGCGAGAGAGAAGGAAACCCAAAGCCTATGTGTCAGTGCAGGCTTTTAAGTTCCCGGTGCTTCATCTCTCCCGGGGCATTTAAGTATTAGATATCCCCCTGCTGATCCCCTTGTTGTCACAGCAATTTCCCCAGTTGCTCATCATACTTAAACTCCTCTCTCATTTCCATTATAATCATCCCATACAAAGCTCACCTGAGATTTACACCGAAAGACAATTTGGTTTCACCTCTGGAGCCGCGCAGCATGACACCCAGTGTAACGGATATATCACTTTTAACTGGCGGGAAGACGAGCCTCTCCTTGTTCACAGCGGTGAAGAAATGCTCCTGTTGGGAGCCACCGCATTTTACGCCCGGCGTCGGCTGTTATTGTGATGCTGTAAGAGTCAAATCAAATTAACAGCTGAGCTCACGCGAGGTATTACTAAGTGGCAGTGTCAGTGGGGAATAACGCCACAGAAATTGGTTGATTCAATGGCTGTGGACGCGGCGAACAACACGGAGGGACATTATTACAGTGTTGCCTCATTCATCCGTGCTTTACGGGGACCAGCTGTCTTAATTAAGCGTTGTGAGAGCTGATAGATGGGTCAGGTTCACCGTCCGTGGGAGACACATTGATTCCACCTCGCATATCCAGATAGCAGCGCCATTACCCTCAGCTCCAGGCATTAAGGTGTTACGGGGGACATGAGCGGCGCAGGACAGAAGAGCTGTGGCAACGAGGCACACGGCTGCGCAGTTCAGGATGTGTGCGGTACATGTCAGAGGGAACGGTTTATACGCTACATGTTGGGCAAAACAAATTGTGGTAGACAGGCCTAGTTTGTTAGCTTTGTACACATGTGTCTCGGATAGGCTTACAGCAAAATTATAATTAGTCTGGAAGTAGCACGCAGCATCTCGGTGAGAATTCAAACAGCCGCTGCTCTGTACTTTCAACATCTGCTTCTCCCAGTGATCCCTACAACCGGGCCTGGGGAAAGCCGGCACTGCTAATTACTAATAAAACTAGCTAAGCTTATTGCTGTGAATTATTAAAGCTTTATCTGAAGTGGACCAGGAATCGCTCCTGAAGCTAAACGGCTTTGCAGTACAAGGAGGGATCACAGTTCATGGCTGCGTCCGGATTAGCGCCGCGCTTGACACACTTTGCCGCACTACCACTGAATGCAGTTTTATTGTTGGGCACCATTACAAGCCAACATTCAGATTCGCAGAGTATGTTAGAACAGCGCCTCTGATCTGAGATTATATTAAATCCAGGGGATTTTCATTGTCCTGTTATATGAACTTTAAATATTAGGAGCTTTATGCAGATTTGAACCAGATTGGAATGGATCCGTGCATCCAAAATGTATCTTcaatctcttcttctctctgtgtgatGTTACTAGTGTCTAGAAAgaggtgtttttaaaaaaaactttttagaTAATCTGCCTGTGTTTTAATCCAGGATCCAACCTTTGTTGCTAATGTCGTTCACAGACTGCACTGCACAGGCCTCTAATCATCCTCAGCCACATAATTTCCAAAACCTATAAACAATCACACCCTTAGCTTCCACAGGgacttttttttcaccattagATAATAATTCTCATATAAATTGTAGGaactgtgttttgtggatttggagtgTCAGTGCATGCCGTCACTGAATGTTCTGTTTTAAACTGAACCAAGACATATCAAGTGACCACTGGGGAATAGCAAGAACCCTAACCCTTCATATGAGACACTGTGTGCAGTCCCAAAGGACAGTAGTAATCCACTGCAGATGTGGTAGATTTTTCCTATACACAGACAATTGTTACTGATTTAAAATCTCAAGCAATCATAAAGTAATTCCCAAATAATCctgtcagaataaaaatgtaattaatgaaGTTGCCACTTCTGTGCCACATGTAAACTGCACGCAATTTTCAGCCACCAGTCACCCTTACTGAGAAGAAGTGGCTTAGTTTGTGTCTGAAAACTAATTCTAAGaactgtgtgagtctgtgaggaTTCAACGCTGCAGAAGATGCTGTTTAGGTTCCAGCACATTCTGCGTAGGAAATCAGTAGCCATAGCTTAGCGCTGGTGGGCTTGGACCCAACGATGCAAGGTGTCCACGAAAATGCAGTAAGCACATTATCTATACAACATCTACACATCACGTCTTCAGCAGTAGCTAGTCAAGCGTCAACAAATGAGTGGATTTGAAGGTATTCTTAGTTGTAATTTAGAAttcctggaaaaataaaaatgattatccTGCGCTTGTGGGCGTATACTACTTTtgaattcagtttattttcatgggCGTCTTCCATCCCCCAGCAGCGCTGCTGGATTCGGCTCTTGGCTTGAACATGTGCGGCGGCGCTTGCCAACTTCGCTGGAGTTTGTCCCCTCAAAGCAGACTGGGCTTTTCGGGAGGGTTGTGGCCTCCTTAGCTCTTAGGTTTTACAGCAAACACTTAAACATGCAACACTTTTCATGGGGACGTTCACGCCAGAAGcctattagcttagcttagaacAAAGACTTGCAACAAAGGGACAACTAGCAAGGGACAGTCCAATGATGACACGGTGAGCGTTGTTAGCAGGTTTTACTTGACTATAGCCAGCTCTGTGAACGTGCAttcctttgttgttttatgaaGAACATGTACGTGTAGGGTATTCTTAAACATCGGTATGAACGGTTGAACTTGAATACATAACATTGGTATCCTTGCTCTTCAGGAGGAAAATGTGACCTTCTTTTATTCGGACTATTTATTCTGAAAGTAATTAAAGCAACTGGAttggttttgtacattttattgtgCCAAGGAATGAAGTGGCCCTCGTgaacttttttgtattttccttaaaatgttatatttccAAGGACGGAGCACTCCTCCATCAGTTTGATTGAAGTGCAGCAAACCAAATTTATCCTAAGCGTACCTTTGCTGTGGTCCagggtttaagaaaaaaataaagaaaaaagaaaatctttactTGTGTGATCCGTGGTTAtttcttgctctttttttattattattgctgaaGTGCTGTTCTTTATCCCTTTAGTGCTGTGCAGCTGCTGTGGCTGTTTTTCAGAGCAATCACGAGAAACAAGTTGTCAGTCAGTGTAGACAGGGTTGTGATTTGTTGTATTTAATGACAATCTTTGTAGAACTATTGCCTGGGAAAAGGTATCAGTGCACAGTGTGTgtacattgatttttttttcatgaacaaACTTGAAGGCATTACTGTTCGTCTATGTATACATCGATTCATTGGTATTCCCAGTCAGAAActactttaaaatatttgagGATAGATGAGTCATAGTAATTACTGTGTCACATTAATTTGCTATGcatttctacaaaaaaaaaaaaaaacatttcaaaaatatttttatctcTTAATATTGGTTTTCTGTCTATGTGTGCTCTGTTTTTTCTAAAGGTCACGTGCAGGAAAGTGCACGGAGGAGCTACGGAACTCATCGAGTGGAGGGACAGTGATAATGAGCAGAAGATGTCTCCCACTGGGGCCAGTCCACGGGTCCTCAACCCCCTGCGTTTGTTTGCCAGGGGCTCCCCCGAGTTCAAGAGCAACATAAGGGAAATGACATATTTACAGAACATGGAGGACTTTTGGGACTGGTTATCTAACCAGACAGATGTTCAGAGTGCACAGGCCAGAACTAAACGCAGGCCCATCGTCAAGACCGGCAAGTTCAAAAAGATGTTCGGGTGGGGGGACTTCCACTCCAACATCAAGACTGTCAAACTCAACCTGCTGATCACGGGCAAGATCGTGGACCACGGGAACGGCACTTTTAGCGTCTACTTCCGCCACAACTCCACGGGCCTGGGGAACGTGTCGGTCAGCCTGGTGCCGCCCTCCAAGGTGGTGGAGTTTGAGATCGCCCAGCAGTCCACGCTGGAGACCAAAGACACCAAGTCGTTCAACTGTCGCATTGAATACGAGAAGACGGACCGCAACAAGAAGACTGCCCTGTGCAGCTTTGACCCATCCAAGGTGTGCTACCAAGAGCAGACGCAGAGCCACGTGTCATGGCTGTGCTCGAAGCCCTTCAAAGTCATATGCATCTATATAGCCTTTTACAGTGTAGACTATAAACTGGTGCAGAAGGTTTGCCCTGACTACAACTACCACAGTGACACACCTTACTCCTCCACAGGATGACCTAGCTGCTGTTTGTGCGTGTCAGCCTTTTGTTTTATCTCAAATAATGTAAATGTCAAGCTCTAAACTCCTTGTCCCGAAATACCTAAATACCTGCAGGAGGTGCAACGAACAAAGGGACACACACTGGAGGGCAAAACTTGTATACGCTGCACAAGTATACAGGTTTAACGCTTCAGATAGTTAGGTGTCCAGGGACGTGGTTTTAGGGGTTGACTTGGGATACAAAGGTAACTACGAACCCTGGGTGAATCCCCCCTCCCCCATCACAACAGCACATGTTCTCCACTGGTAAAATTAGTATGTTGTCCAGATGTTTTCTTCTTGGCTAGACCACAGGCAAGGAGCCTCCCCAGTCGGAGGCGCACTGCTGGCTTCTGCCAGTGCTGCACTGATGCTAACATTATCAAACTATCTCCTCACCTCATTTGAACGGCCATTGGATGAAGTAGGACAAATATGAATCATGGTAATAATTACAATACCCAAACATTTGAGCGGTTATTCAGCAGTGcataaagtaaaagaaaaaaaaaatccaatttggACCATTGCTACACTTTGACTGATTAGTTAAAACGATCCGCTCATTGCCTCTCCGAAGTGGAGCCTCCAACATCCATTTGTACCTGTTAACGGAACGCGAGACAGGACAGTGTCTATCCTGATTACTTTGATGAATGGGTATTTTTCACAAAGCTCTGAATAATTTATATGCCCGTACAGCCGATATTTTATCTCTTGTAGGCGCTGAAATAAAGCGAATTGATTGATGGGACCTAATTCAAAGAGCccaatgacaaaataaattgatttcacaaaagtaaagcaaaaaaaaggaagagcaTGATGTTGAATTATTACACATTTGTATGTAGGTACCCACCCATGCATAACGCGGCTGCTGCCTTGTTTGCTccttaaaatgtgttggttttcCGCTGCAATCATTAGAAGGCATGTGTATGCTAAACTAGCCTGAAATCCAACATCTGTGTTTGCAGGATGCACTTTGAGGCATCAGGCTGCCGAGCGAGCCCCACAGTGGATTAATGTGTCGggagaggtggggagggggaagcAATAATTGCAGGACAGGTGGATTTAGTGAGTCTGGCAGACAATTATCAGCACTTTGTCATGGTCCTGCCACCAGCCCTGACATTACCTGTCTTTAATAGGCTTTAATTAGCCTGGGAAATTTCATTTAGCAAGAGTggagcaactgaaagaaaaaaaaaaagagagagggaaaagtaCAGAATCCGTCTGCAATTTTAATGAGAAGTGGGACTACATGTGAAATATCAGACATTTCCCAGTTGAACAGCAGGCTTAAGTTGACTGACTTTTGTGTAAAAGTGGATAACACCCAGTCTCATAGTACATGGTGTAATGTGCTTTGACTTAGCAATCCCTCAAATGGTCTTTAAAAGGTTTTGTTGAAAACCATGCAAACGGTAAATGCCATAGGTTGTGTTGTTTCGCACATGGTCCAGGGTTTTTAGGCTAGGGCGTGTGCCACATGATGGCATGGCATTTATTCCCATCTATGTTATTTTATTCGTGGTATCCCATGTTCCCCCTCCCCCCACGCCCATCAGCTGTAAATGACTTTGTGAACATGAGGTGAGGTGTATGATAAATCAGAGTTGATCTATGTTGATGTTTTAGTTCCACTCCTTCGTGCATATgctgtgtattaatgtgtaaCTTTAAAACTAAGCGTGTTTAATTATGGCTTCAGAGTAAATGATGTCAGTTTATTCTCATTTTTCCAGAGAAATATACCAATAACTATACTGTTCCTTATTTTTGGTGTTTGCTAAGAAATATATAGATAAATGTCATACTTACTGCTGAGAATTATAGAttgctttccatttctttttttgtaattgcaGATTGtacctatttttatttcctgcttgCTTAATCTTGTTTGAACAGTTTCCCctgtaaaataagaataagaacaCTTCTGTCTGTATAGTGTAATTACAATTGTTCATTTTGGAATATTTGATTTCAGAGGGAGctcattttgttaaaatgtaaTTGTAAAGATTAATTTAGGTTTTTATGGCATTAAACCTCATTTGAACTTGGCTCGGAGCATATTGTCACACTGGGTCAGCTCCAGTCTGTTGGTGCTCACAGTTGTCTCATTTCATTCTTGAAAGGACTCGACAGGATAAACACACCATTTTAAGAGGTACATTTCAGTGTAGCTTTTTAATGGGCAATAAATCTGTTTCCACAGGCGTGGATGATACCAGAGGTGCACCTCAGGGAGCACATCCATTTTGCCGTGGCCGTCAGGGACAGGGGTCTTTTCATTCGCTTCCATTACTCTTATCTGATCAGGGTGAGGCACCTATTCCTTAAAGGCCTCAAGTCACGCCCGACTGTCCTGCTGCACGCGTCCAAGACCCTTGGAAAAACTATGAGGAATCTTTACATACTTTTCACCTTCACtggccaactgaaaaaaaacagaattggtAATTAGACGACCGAATAATACATTTAATCTAccgatttttattaaaatttacatttacctTTTGAGGAAATGTGGATAATACAAAGATGTCAAGTGACATTTATTCCAGTGTAAAAGAGCTAATTTAGCTTATCATCAGCAGTAAATGTCAGGTTTTGTTGCTCATTCTGTGTCATCATCCACCGCATATTCCCTACTATCTAAATGACAGAGGGAATTTTCAATTTTGTCAATGCCACCGCAGGCATCTTGCCTTTCAAGCATTACAGTGAGCGGGAGGGGAGATAAAAAGGTTGGAGAGGCGTCCTAAAGCAGAGATGGTATCAGGTCCCTTCCTAGGATCTGTGCTGAGAGGGGCGGACGAGGATCAGCAAGCCGCTGATGAAGACATCTCTTCCAGCAGGAATGAGCAGCCTCGCATTCCCTTTAATTAGAGCCTGTGCA
This window harbors:
- the nxph2a gene encoding neurexophilin-2, with protein sequence MSALQTFLFFFLLHQVTCRKVHGGATELIEWRDSDNEQKMSPTGASPRVLNPLRLFARGSPEFKSNIREMTYLQNMEDFWDWLSNQTDVQSAQARTKRRPIVKTGKFKKMFGWGDFHSNIKTVKLNLLITGKIVDHGNGTFSVYFRHNSTGLGNVSVSLVPPSKVVEFEIAQQSTLETKDTKSFNCRIEYEKTDRNKKTALCSFDPSKVCYQEQTQSHVSWLCSKPFKVICIYIAFYSVDYKLVQKVCPDYNYHSDTPYSSTG